One window of Medicago truncatula cultivar Jemalong A17 chromosome 2, MtrunA17r5.0-ANR, whole genome shotgun sequence genomic DNA carries:
- the LOC11407444 gene encoding cyanidin 3-O-galactoside 2''-O-xylosyltransferase FGGT1 encodes MDAPPPLHIAMFPWFAMGHLTPYLHLSNKLALRGHKISFFIPKNTLNKLQYLNLYPNLITFFPITVPHVNGLPLDAETTSDVPFSLVPLIATAMDQTEKDIEILLKEIKPQIVFFDFQYWLPKLTKNLDIKSLQYIILTPVSTAYLGCLQKLSLGKDLTDVDIMKPPSGFPDSCIKFYKHELRFLASTRKIAFGSGVFLFDRLHIGTTSADAVGFKGCNEVDGPYADYIETVFGKPVLLSGPVLPEPTNTTLEEKWISWLKGFENGSVVFCAYGSEGPLEKNQFLELLLGLELTGFPFLAALKPPIGFESIEEALPEGFNERIKGKGIVYGSWIQQQLILEHPSVGCFITHCGAASITEGLVNTCQLVLLPRLGSDHIMNARVMSSKFKVGVEVEKGDEDGLFTKESVCKAAKIVMDDENEIGREVRANHAKMRNFLLSNNLESSCVDSFCQKLYHLF; translated from the coding sequence ATGGATGCTCCTCCTCCTTTACACATAGCAATGTTTCCATGGTTTGCTATGGGACACTTAACTCCATATCTTCACCTCTCAAACAAGTTAGCATTAAGAGGACACAAAATATCATTCTTCATACCTAAAAACACACTCAACAAGTTACAATATCTCAATCTTTATCCAAATCTTATTACCTTTTTCCCTATCACAGTTCCTCATGTTAATGGTCTTCCTCTTGATGCTGAAACAACTTCAGATGTGCCCTTTTCTTTAGTCCCTCTTATTGCTACAGCCATGGATCAAACAGAGAAGGATATTGAAATTCTTCTCAAAGAAATAAAGCCACAAATAGTTTTCTTTGACTTCCAATATTGGCTTCCAAAGTTGACTAAAAACCTTGACATCAAAAGTCTGCAATACATTATATTGACTCCAGTATCAACAGCTTATCTCGGATGTTTACAAAAACTAAGTCTAGGGAAAGATTTAACTGATGTTGATATCATGAAACCACCTTCAGGGTTCCCTGATTCTTGCATCAAGTTTTATAAACACGAACTTCGATTCCTAGCTTCAACAAGGAAAATTGCATTTGGAAGTGGTGTTTTCTTATTTGATCGTTTGCACATTGGTACAACCTCTGCAGATGCAGTTGGTTTCAAAGGTTGCAATGAAGTTGATGGACCATATGCTGATTATATTGAAACTGTTTTTGGAAAACCTGTTCTGCTTTCAGGTCCTGTGTTACCTGAGCCAACAAATACAACACTAGAGGAAAAATGGATTTCATGGCTTAAGGGATTTGAAAATGGTTCTGTGGTTTTTTGTGCATATGGAAGTGAAGGTCCATTAGAAAAAAATCAGTTTCTAGAGTTGTTGCTTGGCCTTGAGTTAACAGGTTTTCCATTTCTTGCAGCACTAAAGCCTCCTATTGGATTTGAGTCTATTGAAGAAGCTTTACCAGAAGGGTTCAATGAAAGGATTAAAGGAAAAGGGATTGTTTATGGAAGTTGGATTCAACAACAGTTGATTCTGGAACACCCTTCCGTTGGATGTTTCATAACACATTGTGGAGCTGCTTCAATAACCGAGGGACTTGTTAATACGTGTCAGCTGGTGTTGTTGCCACGTCTTGGTTCCGATCATATCATGAATGCAAGAGTGATGAGTTCAAAATTTAAGGTTGGTGTGGAAGTTGAGAAAGGTGATGAAGATGGGTTGTTTACAAAAGAAAGTGTGTGCAAAGCTGCAAAAATTGTAATGGATGACGAGAATGAGATTGGAAGAGAAGTGAGAGCAaatcatgcaaaaatgagaaaCTTCCTCCTCAGCAACAATTTAGAGTCATCATGTGTTGATAGTTTCTGTCAGAAACTTTATCATTTGTTCTAG
- the LOC112419270 gene encoding uncharacterized protein — translation MAGGSRHRSGLYIFDCPKFTKKSIEYTWLRRLLQNTHHFRRSFDIVVPWDWKNIDFPSSCCIPEWFNHQFDGGAIVRIVDSAVDVKWFGFAFSVAFEVNNCPANSGSPQDSFSSALPHPFYLSFESEHTEERFDMPLSLELNKIDGSKHLWLIYIFQQHCHFLKTGAHIT, via the exons ATGGCAGGGGGATCTCGTCATAGGTCaggattatatatttttgactgCCCCAAGTTCACGAAGAAATCCATAGAATATACATGGTTACGAAGACTACTTCAG AATACCCATCACTTTCGGCGCAGCTTTGATATTGTTGTTCCTTGGGATTGGAAAAACATTGATTTTCCATCAAGTTGTTGTATTCCAGAATGGTTCAATCATCAATTTGACGGGGGTGCAATAGTAAGGATTGTAGATTCTGCTGTAGATGTTAAGTGGTTTGGCTTTGCCTTCTCTGTGGCATTTGAGGTAAACAATTGTCCTGCAAATTCTGGTTCTCCACAGGATTCATTTTCCTCGGCACTGCCACAtcctttttatctttcttttgaaAGTGAACACACAGAGGAACGCTTCGATATGCCACTCAGTTTGGAACTGAACAAAATTGATGGCTCCAAACATCTTTGGTTAATCTATATATTTCAACAGCATTGCCATTTCTTAAAAACTGGAGCACATATCACATGA
- the LOC11405556 gene encoding cyanidin 3-O-galactoside 2''-O-xylosyltransferase FGGT1, with translation MESPSSLHIAMFPWFAMGHLTPYLHLSNKLAKRGHKISFFIPTKTQTKLEQFNLYPNLITFYPLNVPHIHGLPFGAETTSDVSFSLGPLIMTAMDQTQPQVELLLAQLNPKMVFFDFAFWIPKIAQSLGIKSFQYWIVSPATISYTLSPSRMCESINLTEFDLMKPPKGYPNSSFTLYSHEAKYLALKRNFEFGSGVLFYDRLFNGLSLSDAIGFKGCRQIEGPYVDYLEQEFGKPVLLSGPVLPEPPKTVLDEKWGSWLGGFKDGSLVYCALGSECKLTLEQFQELLLGLELTGYPFLAILKPPVGFETVEDAFPEEFEERVKEKGIVHSGWIQQQLILEHSSVGCFVTHCGAGSLTEGLTNNCQMVLIPHLDADHIINAKIMGMKLKVGVEVKKGEEDGLFTKESVCEAVKIVMDDENEIGREVRNNHDKLRNLLLNQDLESSCVDGFCEKLQELVR, from the coding sequence ATGGAGTCACCATCTTCTTTGCACATAGCAATGTTTCCATGGTTTGCAATGGGACACTTAACTCCATATCTTCATCTCTCAAACAAATTAGCCAAAAGGGGACACAAAATCTCTTTCTTCATTCCCACGAAAACACAAACCAAATTAGAACAATTCAACCTTTATCCAAATCTCATCACTTTTTACCCTCTCAATGTTCCTCACATTCATGGTCTTCCATTTGGTGCTGAAACCACTTCAGATGTCTCATTCTCTTTAGGTCCACTCATCATGACAGCTATGGATCAAACACAGCCTCAAGTTGAACTTCTTCTCGCTCAACTAAATCCTAAAatggttttctttgattttgccTTTTGGATACCAAAAATTGCTCAAAGTTTAGGAATTAAATCATTTCAATACTGGATTGTTAGTCCAGCAACAATTTCATATACTCTATCTCCATCAAGGATGTGTGAAAGTATAAACTTGACTGAATTTGATCTTATGAAACCCCCAAAAGGGTACCCTAATTCATCATTCACTCTTTATTCTCATGAAGCAAAGTATCTTgctttaaaaagaaattttgaatttggaaGTGGGGTTCTTTTTTATGATAGGCTTTTTAATGGTTTGAGCTTAAGTGATGCAATTGGGTTCAAAGGGTGTAGACAAATTGAAGGGCCTTATGTTGATTACTTAGAACAAGAATTTGGTAAGCCTGTTCTTCTTTCAGGACCTGTTTTACCTGAACCACCTAAAACTGTTTTAGATGAAAAATGGGGTTCTTGGCTTGGTGGATTTAAAGATGGTTCATTAGTTTATTGTGCACTTGGAAGTGAATGCAAATTAACACTAGAACAGTTTCAAGAATTGTTATTAGGACTTGAGCTAACAGGTTATCCATTTTTGGCAATTCTTAAACCTCCTGTTGGTTTTGAAACTGTCGAAGATGCTTTTCCAGAAGAGTTTGAAGAAAGGGTTAAGGAAAAAGGGATTGTTCATAGTGGATGGATACAACAACAATTGATTTTGGAACACTCATCTGTTGGTTGTTTTGTAACACACTGTGGGGCCGGTTCGTTGACAGAGGGGCTGACAAATAATTGTCAGATGGTGTTGATTCCACATTTAGATGCTGATCATATCATTAATGCAAAGATTATGGGTATGAAATTGAAGGTTGGAGTTGAAGTGAAGAAGGGTGAAGAAGATGGATTGTTCACTAAGGAAAGTGTTTGTGAAGCTGTGAAAATTGTTATGGATGATGAGAATGAGATTGGCAGAGAAGTTAGGAATAATCATGATAAACTCAGGAACCTTTTGTTAAACCAAGATTTGGAGTCATCTTGTGTTGATGGTTTCTGTGAGAAGCTTCAAGAATTAGTCAGGTGA
- the LOC11409492 gene encoding disease resistance protein RPV1 produces the protein MLLSLKSFLLQRFRALLGRLSSSNLKLGDSKFSMDYNHNQSYKYGVFISFRGPDTRNSFVDHLYAHLTRKGIFAFKDDKSLEKGEFISPQLLQAIRNSRIFIVVFSKTYAESTWCLEEMAAIADCCEYFKQTVFPIFYDVDPSDVRKQSGVYQNDFVLHKKKFTRDPDKVVRWTKAMGRLAELVGWDVRNKPEFREIENIVQEVIKTLGHKFSGFADDLIATQPRVEELESLLKLSSDDDELRVVGIWGMAGIGKTTLASVLYDRISSQFDASCFIENVSKIYRDGGAVSLQKQILRQTIDEKYLETYSPSEISGIVRKRLCNRKFLVVLDNVDLLEQVEELAINPELVGKGSRMIITTRNMHILRVYGEQLSLSHGTCVSYEVPLLNNNDARELFYRKAFKSKDPASECLNLTPEVLKYVEGLPLAIRVVGSFLCTRNANQWRDALYRLRNNPDNKVMDALQVCFEGLHSEDREIFLHIACFFKGEKEEYVKRILDACGLHPHLGIQGLIESSLITIRNQEIHMHEMLQELGKKIVRQQFPEEPGSWSRLWLYEDFNPVMMTETGTDKVKAIILDKKEDISEYPLLKAEGLSIMRGLKILILYHTNFSGSLNFLSNSLQYLLWYGYPFASLPLNFEPLRLVELNMPCSLIKRLWDGHKNLPCLKRVDLSNSRCLVETPNFTGSQIIERLDFTGCINLSYVHPSIGLLKELAFLSLEGCRNLVSLVLDGHPASNLYSLKVLHLSGCSKLEIVSDFRGVSNLEYLDIDQCVSLSTINQSIGDLTQLKFLSFRECTSLASIPESINSMTSLETLDLCGCFKLESLPLLGNTSVSEINVDLSNDELISSYYMNSLIFLDLSFCNLSRVPNAIGELRHLERLNLEGNNLISLPSSVGGLSSLAYLNLAHCSRLQSLPELQLCATSSYGGRYFKMVSGSHNHRSGLYIFNCPHLKMTGQSLDLAVLWLKNLVKNPCHFRCGLDIVVPSDTIPLWFDHQFAGNSRVKITDYNKFDNWLGFAFCVAFVENCCPSTPASSQLPYPLYLSFESEQTEETFDIPIQLDLINVDGSNAEYIWLIYISRPHCHFVTTGAQITFKAHPGLELKTWGLHMVFEHDIYSSFELNTNEVHQNDYIQLDHVHECSSSKRPEVQLPYDWYEAEVKPKVRFCYNWYVTEEEENENREVNGKQSYLLVTGLPT, from the exons ATGTTACTCTCATTGAAGTCCTTTCTCCTGCAACGGTTTCGTGCGCTGTTGGGTCGTTTATCATCTTCCAATTTGAAGCTAGGAGATTCCAAATTTTCCATGGATTATAATCACAATCAGAGCTATAAATACGGGGTGTTCATCAGTTTTAGAGGTCCTGACACTCGCAATAGTTTTGTTGATCATCTTTATGCTCATCTAACAAGAAAAGGTATTTTTGCCTTCAAGGATGACAAAAGTCTTGAGAAAGGAGAATTTATTTCACCGCAGCTTCTACAAGCAATTCGAAATTCGCGaatttttattgttgtcttCTCTAAAACATATGCCGAATCAACTTGGTGTTTGGAAGAGATGGCTGCAATTGCTGATTGTTGTGAGTATTTCAAACAAACAGTTTTCcctattttttatgatgttgatccATCTGATGTACGAAAGCAGAGTGGGGTATATCAGAATGATTTTGTTTTACACAAAAAGAAATTCACACGTGATCCAGATAAGGTTGTGAGATGGACGAAAGCAATGGGCAGGTTGGCTGAATTAGTAGGCTGGGATGTCAGGAACAA GCCAGAGTTTCgagaaattgaaaatattgttCAGGAGGTGATAAAAACATTGGGTCATAAATTCTCAGGGTTTGCTGATGACCTTATTGCGACACAACCTCGGGTAGAAGAATTAGAAAGTCTTTTGAAATTAAGCTCAGATGATGATGAACTTCGAGTTGTAGGTATTTGGGGGATGGCTGGAATCGGAAAGACAACTCTTGCGTCTGTCTTGTATGATAGAATCTCCTCTCAATTTGATGCAAGCTGTTTTATTGAGAATGTAAGCAAAATCTATAGAGATGGTGGTGCTGTTTCTCTCCAGAAACAAATCCTTCGGCAAACCATAGATGAAAAATATCTAGAGACATACAGCCCTTCTGAAATATCTGGAATTGTACGTAAAAGACTGTGCAACAGAAAGTTTCTTGTAGTTCTTGACAATGTTGATTTACTAGAGCAAGTGGAAGAATTAGCTATAAATCCTGAATTGGTTGGTAAAGGAAGTAGGATGATCATTACAACTAGGAATATGCATATTCTAAGAGTCTATGGAGAACAGTTATCATTATCTCACGGTACATGCGTATCATATGAAGTTCCATTGTTGAATAATAATGATGCTCGCGAACTTTTCTATAGAAAAGCTTTCAAAAGCAAGGATCCCGCTAGCGAATGTTTGAACCTGACTCCTGAAGTACTAAAATATGTCGAAGGTCTACCATTAGCAATTCGAGTAGTGGGTTCTTTCTTGTGTACTCGAAATGCTAACCAGTGGAGAGATGCCTTGTATAGATTGAGGAATAATCCAGACAACAAAGTCATGGATGCGCTTCAGGTATGTTTTGAGGGATTACATTCGGAGGACCGAGAAATATTTTTGCATATTGCTTGTTTCTTTAAAGGGGAGAAAGAAGAATATGTGAAGCGAATTCTAGATGCTTGTGGGTTGCACCCTCACCTTGGAATTCAAGGTTTGATTGAAAGTTCACTCATAACTATTAGAAATCAGGAGATTCATATGCACGAAATGTTGCAAGAGTTGGGGAAGAAAATAGTTCGGCAACAATTTCCTGAAGAACCAGGATCGTGGAGTAGATTGTGGCTTTATGAGGATTTCAATCCAGTCATGATGACAGAAACG GGAACAGACAAGGTTAAAGCCataattttagataaaaaagAGGATATCTCGGAATATCCTCTGTTAAAGGCTGAAGGATTGTCAATAATGAGGGGACTTAAAATTCTTATATTATATCATACAAATTTTTCAGGAAGTCTCAACTTCCTTTCTAACAGCTTGCAGTATCTTCTGTGGTATGGTTACCCTTTTGCTTCTTTGCCATTAAATTTTGAGCCACTTCGACTTGTTGAACTGAATATGCCTTGTAGCCTCATCAAACGACTATGGGACGGTCACAAG AATCTCCCCTGTTTGAAAAGGGTGGATCTGAGCAACTCCAGATGTCTTGTCGAGACTCCAAATTTTACAGGGAGCCAAATAATTGAGAGGCTAGATTTTACAGGATGCATAAACCTGTCGTATGTCCATCCATCCATTGGACTTCTAAAAGAACTTGCTTTCTTGAGTTTGGAAGGTTGCAGGAATTTGGTCAGTCTTGTTCTTGATGGTCACCCTGCATCTAACTTATACTCTCTCAAAGTTCTACACCTCTCAGGCTGCTCTAAACTGGAAATAGTATCAGATTTTAGAGGGGTCTCAAATCTTGAGTATCTTGATATTGATCAATGTGTGAGTTTATCAACGATCAATCAATCTATTGGGGATCTTACACAGCTTAAATTCTTGAGTTTTAGAGAGTGCACGAGTCTTGCCAGTATTCCTGAAAGCATTAATTCCATGACTTCGCTTGAAACTCTAGATTTATGTGGCTGCTTCAAACTAGAGAGTCTACCCTTGCTGGGAAACACATCAGTGTCTGAAATAAATGTTGATCTCTCTAATGATGAACTCATATCTTCATACTATAtgaattctttgatttttttggaccTAAGCTTTTGCAATCTAAGTAGAGTCCCGAATGCTATCGGAGAGTTAAGGCATTTAGAAAGGCTAAATCTTGAAGGAAACAACTTAATTTCACTACCATCTTCAGTGGGGGGGCTTTCCAGTCTAGCTTATTTAAACTTGGCGCATTGCAGCAGGCTTCAATCTTTGCCTGAGCTCCAATTGTGTGCTACTTCTTCATATGGGGgaaggtattttaaaatggtGTCCGGATCTCATAATCATAGGTCAGGATTATATATTTTCAACTGTCCCCATTTGAAGATGACAGGACAAAGTCTAGACTTGGCAGTTTTGTGGCTGAAAAATTTAGTGAAG AATCCTTGTCATTTCCGCTGTGGCCTTGACATTGTTGTTCCGTCCGACACAATTCCACTGtggtttgatcatcaatttgcAGGAAATTCAAGAGTAAAGATAACAGACTATAATAAGTTTGACAATTGGCTTGGCTTTGCCTTTTGCGTGGCATTTGTGGAAAATTGTTGTCCATCAACTCCTGCTTCTTCACAGCTGCCATATcctctttatctttcttttgaaAGTGAACAAACAGAAGAAACCTTTGATATACCAATTCAGTTAGACCTGATCAACGTTGATGGCTCAAATGCAGAATATATCTGGCTAATCTATATCTCCAGGCCCCACTGCCATTTTGTAACAACAGGAGCACAAATCACATTTAAAGCTCACCCAGGTTTGGAGTTGAAGACATGGGGATTACACATGGTATTTGAGCATGATATCTATAGTTCATTCGAGTTGAACACAAATGAGGTTCATCAAAACGACTATATTCAGTTGGATCATGTGCATGAATGTAGCAGCAGCAAGAGGCCTGAAGTCCAGCTTCCTTATGATTGGTATGAAGCTGAGGTAAAGCCTAAAGTCCGGTTTTGTTATAATTGGTATGTTACTGAAGAAGAGGAAAACGAGAACAGGGAAGTGAATGGGAAACAAAGTtatctcttggttacgggactTCCCACATAG